A window of Planctomycetia bacterium genomic DNA:
GCTGGTTTCGTCGTCGCGAACATCGGCGAGGCCGAAGTCCATGAGCTTAAGATGTCCGTGGCTGTCGAACATCAGGTTGCCCGGCTTGATGTCTCGATGAATCACGCCCCGTTCGTGTGCGAGGGCGAGTGCTCGGGCGGGGCCGATCATCAGATAGAACAATTCACGCGGCCCCATCGGACCTTTTTGATCGACGTATTCTTTCAGGGTGCCGCCGTCCATCAACTCGAGGGCGAGAAACACCTGCCCCTTGTCCTCGGCAACCTCAAAGATGGATACAACGCCGGGATGCTGGAGCTTCGCAACGGCGCGGGCTTCCTGCATGAAGAGTTCCGTGCTGAGGGAGCCGACGCGGCCGGCGCCGCGCTTGGAACAGTTGAGAATCTTCAGCGCGACGTCGCGACGGAGCTTGTCATCGTGGCCGCGCCAGACGACGCCCATACCGCCCTGACCCAGCACCGAAAGAACTTTGTATCTTCCAAGTTGTTGGCCCGCCCATCGCGTGTCGATGGCGACGGAGTTTGCGCCTGCCGACGGGGGCAAATCAGAGCCGAATCGGCCTGACCCCGAGCCGGAGGAACCGGTCGCCGCGGCGGCGGGAGGATTTGCTCGAAGTTGATTAATGGCGGATGAATCGAGCTCGCGGGCGCGAAACTCTTCGCGGCAGTTTCGACAGACCAGCTTGCGGCCGAGTAGCCGCCCGGGAAGCCGATAACCCTGCTTGCATGATGGGCAGATGACCGCGACTTTGCGTTGTGGGTCACCTGCCTGATCTTTCGCGGTCATGTGGTCCATAAGCGAACGCAATTACCCCGTACCCGCGCACTACCCCTCAGTTCAATCATACCCCGCTCGCCCGCAATACCAACAGAATCTTGGTGGAATCCGGCCTATTGGGCCCTGGTCGGGGGGGCGATCGCGGGATCAGCCGAGCAAGGTGCGAAGCTGCTTGAGGAAGCCAAACAATACCGGTCGGGGCAGGGTCGGCATTCCGTAGGCCGCGAGGTCCTCTCCGGCCAGGTCGTCGAGTAAGGAAATCACAGCGGCACGGTGCGGCCGCAGTTCGCCCGCCACGGTATCCGCCGCCTCTAACCTTCCCTGGGACATGGCCTCCACATAACGGACAATCAAGGCTGCCAGTTGCTTCGATGAAGGCGGTGCAGCGGGGGTGGCAGGCGTACCGCGACGCAAGCCCGGTCGGCCCCTGCCGGCGCCTGGCTCGCCCGGGACGGATCTTTCGTGGAGCAGCCGCTGCTGAACGGCCGCGGCTTCGAGGGCGGCCCGGCGAGCCCGGGCCTCGGCCTCCTCGTCGAACGGCGCCAGCTCCAACTCGTCGGATTCCTGCAGGGGGCGACGGATGTAATTCACACCGCCGCAGTGCGGACACTTCCCCTGCTGACCGGCAACCTCGCTGGGCGCTTTGACGAGTTTGTTGCAGTGTTCGCAGCGGAACTCAATCGCCACGGCGTGCCTCCCTTGCGTCGGAGATTATTCCAGCGGCAAAGCATCCGCCCCTTTGTCTCGCGATGGGCTCCGGTTCACGGCCTCGGGACTTCGCTTCCCGGTATCGGGACCCGATCGCGCCCGCCAAAGCAATCGTACAGGTACCTCCTGGAAGGGTAAAGCTTCGCGGATGCGCTTCTCGACGAATCGACGATACTGCTCGCGAACGATTGCGGCATTATTGACGAAGAGCACAACCGACGGCGGACAAACGGAGACCTGCGTCGCATAGTATATCTTAGGCTGGGCGCCGTGCTTGCTCGACATGGGCTGCTGCGCGGCGACTGTGTCTTCGATGGCCCGATTCAACTGGCCTGTGCTGACGCGCATCCGGGCCTGATTAAACAGGCTCTGAGCCAGCTCGATGGTTCCCTGTATGTTGCGTCCGGTGAGGGCGGTCGTGAATGCCACCGGCGCGTAGCTGATCTGAGGCATGGTCTTGGAGAGATAATCCCCATAGTCCTCGGCCGAGGCGTTTCCCTTGGCCAGGTCCCATTTGTTGACCACGACGATGCAGGGCTTGAATTCGTCCACGACGTATCGGGCGAGCTTCTTGTCCACATCGGTAATCGGCGCGGTCGAATCAATGAGGAAGAGAACGACATCCGACCGGCGGATCGACGCGAGGGCCCGGTTATAGCCATAGAACTCGATGCTGTTGTTCGCCCTGCGCTTGGACTTGGAAACGCCTGCGGTGTCGATGGCCATGAAGGTCCTGCCGTCGATCTCAAACCGGACGTCGATCGAATCGCGCGTCGTGCCGGGCACTTCACTGACGATGACTCGTTCCTGGCCGGCGAGGGCGTTAATGAAAGTGCTTTTGCCGACATTTCGGCGGCCGACCAGTGTGATCTTCATCACCGGGTCAGGCGCTTCCAGAGGTGCGGTTTCGCCCAAGCGACCGACGACTAATTCCAACATTTCGCGGCGACCGCGACCATGCAGGGCGGAGATGCAAATCGGCTCACCGAAGCCGAGGGCTGTGAAAATGCTGGCCGACATCTTGTGCTGTTCGACGTCCGCCTTGTTGGCCACAAGCTGAACCGGGACGGTGACGGTTCGGAGCAGTTTTGCGACCTCCTGGTCGAGCGGCGTGATTTCCTCGCGCACATCGACCACGAAGAGGATCAGCGATGCGCCGGAAATGGCGAATTGAATCTGCTGTTCAACGTGCTCGGTGAGGTCGTCGGTATCCTCGATGCCGTAGCCGCCGGTGTCGATCAGCTCGAAATAGCGATCGTCAATCTCGCAGATGGCGCTGACCCGATCGCGCGTCACGCCCGCCGTCGGGTCGACGATGCTCACCCGCTTCCCGGCCAGCATGTTAAGCAGGGAACTCTTGCCGACATTCGGCCGACCAACAATTGCAACAATGGGCATCGCCATGTGCTACATTCTATCCGAATATCCGAACTCCGCACGTTCGTCAGCTCGCCCGATACGACGGCCCGCCACCGGTTCCCTTTCGCCCTTAGCCGGCCGAAATATCGTTCGTTGGCGATCCCTTCTTGCCGACGTACAGGAACAATGACGGGACGACGATCAGATTCAGACACGTCGAGGAGATCAAACCGCCGAGAATCACCATCGCCATCGGCGTGAGGATTTCCTTGCCGGCCTCCTGACCACCGAAGACCAGGGGCAACAGACCGCACCCGGAGGAAATCGCGGTCATTAAAATCGGCACCAGGCGCTCACTCGCCCCCCGCCGCACGGCCTCACGAAAGTCAGTTACGCCCTCACTTCCCTGCAGGTAGCGGATGTGCGATATCAGCATGATCCCGTTTCTCGTCGAGATCCCGAATACGGAGATGAACCCGATCAATGAGGCCACATTTAGAATGCCGCCCGATGCATAGACACCCGCGACGCCGCCGATCAGGGCCAACGGCAGGTTCAGTAAAATGAACAATGCATCCGCCGCTGAATGAAAGGCCATGTGCAGACAGAATCCCACTCCCACGATCACCACAATGGAAAGCCAGGTCAGTGTTCGTGTCGTCTGTTGGGCGCTCTCAAACTGGCCGCCGTATTCGACGAAATAGCCCGGCGGCATCGGAACCTCGTCGGCGATCCGGCCCTGCAATTCTTCGACCACCCCCGCCACATCGCGACCGGCCACATTGCACATCACCACGCCCTTCCGCTGAACGTTCTCCCGGTTGATGAAATTCGGCGACGCCTCTTCACGAATGTCCGCTACGGCCCCAAGCGGAACGTAGTATCCCTTGGGGGAACTGAGCGGCATCCGGTCCAGCTTGTCCTCCGACCACGCCTCCGGCCCTCCCAATTGAACGACACATTCAAACCCCACGCGCCCCTCAAATAGCCGCCCAGCGGGGATGCCCCGAAAGGAGGCCCGCAACGTTTCGGCAACATCAGCCGGACGCAGTTCGTGGCGGGCCATCGCCTTTCGATTGAATTCGTATCGAACGGTCGCCACATCGACTTGCTGCTCCTGGGCAAGGTCCACGACGCCATCGATCTGGGCGAGAACGAATTGAATCTGTGTCGCCAATTGACGAAGTCGGCTTAGGTCTTCGCCAAACACCTTCACGGCAATGCTCGCCTTCGTGCCGGACAACATGTGATCGATCCGATGGCCGATCGGCTGACCGATGGTCGCCCGAATACCGGGAATCATTGCCAAGTCAGAGCGAATCTCAGCCAGCAACTCGTCTCGACTTCGCGGCGTCCGGCCGACGCGCTTTGCGGCCTCCATATCGAGTGTGAGATCAATCTCGCTTGCCTCGACGCCCTGAACGTGCTCGTCAAGTTCGGCGCGACCGGTACGACGACCGATGGCAGCCACCTCCGGCTGGTTCATCAGTGTTTTTTCAACGATGGCCGCCAGCCGATCGCTCTCCTCCAACGACGTACCGGGCGCCGTAACCGTGCTGACCACCAAAGCGCCCTCGTTAAACGGCGGAAGAAAATCATGCCCAAAGCGAACCACGGCTATGATTGCGATTGCCGTAAGAACGAGTGCGACCGCCGCGACTCGGACTGGAGCATCAAGTGCCCAATGTAACGGGCGATCGTACCAGTCCATCATTCGGCCGCTGAATCCCGATGCGTGAGGCTTGACGATGGTCACACTGCCGGGCAGCAAATAAAAGCACAAGACCGGCGTAAGTGTCAGCGCGACGAAAAGCGATGCCGCCAGGGACACTGAAAACGCAACCCCCAGAGGCCGCAGCAACCTACCCTCAACCCCTGAGAGAAAGAAAATCGGCGTGAAGACGAGCAGAATGATGAGCGTCGCGAATGCAATCGAGTTTCTGACCTCTGCACTGGCCGAAAAAACGACCTCGATCGGCGAGCGTCGGGCCCCTTTTAAGACCGTGGCATTCTCACGAAGACGACGAACCACGTTTTCCACGTCGATGATCGCGTCGTCCACCACCATTCCGATGGCAATCGCCATCCCCCCGAGGGTCATGGTGTTGATCCCCGCTCCGATGTATCGAAGCACCAGGATCGCCGCCAGAAGCGAAAGCGGCATCGCAAGTAGCGTAATGAGGCTGGCCCTCATGCTCGCCAGAAACACCACCACCGTCAGGACGACGATGATACTGCCGTCGCGCACGGCCTCGCTTG
This region includes:
- a CDS encoding efflux RND transporter permease subunit, with the translated sequence MLNNLIKWSLHNRLAVVILSALLIGAGTYSATTMPVDVFPDLTAPTVTLLVEGESLAPEEMELLVTFPIETALNGAADVRRVRSASAVGIAVVWVEFEWGTEIHRARQTVTERLATVSGNLPPQVSTPVMVPTSSIMGEIMFMSLTSDKHSPMELRTFAGVNLRQRLLAVGGVSQVIALGGDEKQYQVVLSPTRIQAYRLAVNDVVHALNSSNENVSPGFFIQEAQESVVQGIGRFKDERDIRETVVAVRDGRPITVGDLGVVQIGAAVKRGTGSSSRRAEDWAPITEPGVVIAIHKQPGANTLELTTRVDRALDEIATSLPEGMHINRDLFRQSRFIESAVTSTSEAVRDGSIIVVLTVVVFLASMRASLITLLAMPLSLLAAILVLRYIGAGINTMTLGGMAIAIGMVVDDAIIDVENVVRRLRENATVLKGARRSPIEVVFSASAEVRNSIAFATLIILLVFTPIFFLSGVEGRLLRPLGVAFSVSLAASLFVALTLTPVLCFYLLPGSVTIVKPHASGFSGRMMDWYDRPLHWALDAPVRVAAVALVLTAIAIIAVVRFGHDFLPPFNEGALVVSTVTAPGTSLEESDRLAAIVEKTLMNQPEVAAIGRRTGRAELDEHVQGVEASEIDLTLDMEAAKRVGRTPRSRDELLAEIRSDLAMIPGIRATIGQPIGHRIDHMLSGTKASIAVKVFGEDLSRLRQLATQIQFVLAQIDGVVDLAQEQQVDVATVRYEFNRKAMARHELRPADVAETLRASFRGIPAGRLFEGRVGFECVVQLGGPEAWSEDKLDRMPLSSPKGYYVPLGAVADIREEASPNFINRENVQRKGVVMCNVAGRDVAGVVEELQGRIADEVPMPPGYFVEYGGQFESAQQTTRTLTWLSIVVIVGVGFCLHMAFHSAADALFILLNLPLALIGGVAGVYASGGILNVASLIGFISVFGISTRNGIMLISHIRYLQGSEGVTDFREAVRRGASERLVPILMTAISSGCGLLPLVFGGQEAGKEILTPMAMVILGGLISSTCLNLIVVPSLFLYVGKKGSPTNDISAG
- the der gene encoding ribosome biogenesis GTPase Der — encoded protein: MAMPIVAIVGRPNVGKSSLLNMLAGKRVSIVDPTAGVTRDRVSAICEIDDRYFELIDTGGYGIEDTDDLTEHVEQQIQFAISGASLILFVVDVREEITPLDQEVAKLLRTVTVPVQLVANKADVEQHKMSASIFTALGFGEPICISALHGRGRREMLELVVGRLGETAPLEAPDPVMKITLVGRRNVGKSTFINALAGQERVIVSEVPGTTRDSIDVRFEIDGRTFMAIDTAGVSKSKRRANNSIEFYGYNRALASIRRSDVVLFLIDSTAPITDVDKKLARYVVDEFKPCIVVVNKWDLAKGNASAEDYGDYLSKTMPQISYAPVAFTTALTGRNIQGTIELAQSLFNQARMRVSTGQLNRAIEDTVAAQQPMSSKHGAQPKIYYATQVSVCPPSVVLFVNNAAIVREQYRRFVEKRIREALPFQEVPVRLLWRARSGPDTGKRSPEAVNRSPSRDKGADALPLE